The Methanothrix soehngenii GP6 genome has a window encoding:
- a CDS encoding PUA domain-containing protein, with product MWSDKNDSSVSKVVISDAAVPFVARGGRLFPGQVIATDPGIENGEDVLIVDRKERPVRMLKIYTGQ from the coding sequence ATGTGGAGTGATAAAAACGATTCGTCGGTTAGCAAAGTGGTGATCTCGGATGCGGCGGTGCCTTTTGTCGCCCGGGGGGGACGCTTATTCCCCGGGCAAGTGATCGCAACGGATCCGGGAATCGAGAATGGCGAAGATGTTCTGATTGTGGACAGGAAGGAAAGGCCGGTCAGGATGCTTAAAATCTACACCGGTCAGTGA